A genomic stretch from Deltaproteobacteria bacterium includes:
- the groES gene encoding co-chaperone GroES: protein MKIRPLQDRVIVKRVEEEAKTKGGIIIPDTAKEKPIEGKVVAVGNGKVLDSGERQPLEVKVGDRVLFGKYAGTDIKIDGEEHLIMREDDIIAIVE from the coding sequence ATGAAGATCAGGCCATTACAAGATCGTGTTATTGTCAAGAGGGTTGAAGAGGAAGCAAAGACAAAGGGCGGCATTATCATTCCTGATACGGCCAAGGAGAAGCCGATCGAGGGAAAAGTGGTGGCTGTCGGGAACGGGAAGGTCCTTGACAGTGGGGAACGCCAGCCCCTGGAGGTGAAAGTGGGCGACAGGGTCCTTTTCGGGAAATACGCCGGCACAGACATTAAGATCGATGGCGAAGAGCACCTGATCATGCGGGAAGACGATATTATTGCCATAGTCGAATAG
- a CDS encoding cysteine--tRNA ligase, with amino-acid sequence MNRKRYGNILDQIGGTPLVPLRKINPFKEVEILAKLESFNPGGSVKDRAALGMIEDAEEKGELTKDKIILEATSGNTGIGLSLVAAVKGYRVLLVMSESVSEERKKILRAMGAELKFTPAHLSTDGAIEYVYNLMREEPGKYWLADQFNNPSNWMAHYRFTSMEIWEQTGKALDAVVATIGTTGTLMGLSRRFKEIAPNVTIVGVEPYLGHKIQGLKNLKESYRPGIFDKNRVDKMIHISDEEAFDTARRLAKMEGIFAGMSSGAAVAGAIRIAGEIKRGRIVVILPDGGERYLSTSLFADVKKSGLFLYNTFTRRKEEFVPIEEKRVSIYSCGPTLCQHIHVAQCRRFLFADLLRRYLEFKGYEVTLIMNVTDLDDRTIAGAEKAGMPLKDFTEQYYRAFLEDLDTLRIKRATRYLKASEHVEDMIRLTQRLLEKGYAYEKFRSVYFDISRFKDYGRLSRINLEKIRVGKTVDLEQYEKENPRDFTLLKRSTLNELKRGIFYQTRWGNVRPSWHLECPAMAMKYLGETYDIHTSGVDLVFPHHENDIAICRALTGKLPANYWIHNELVMIDGKKLTGTLEDSTYTIRSLIRKGYTGREIRYCLISHPYRKPLSFTFTKLDTAKNTLSHLDKFVRKLHLCREGAPHPDMDQLIYDLRQAFTESMDDDLNISRALAALFQFTGKINRIMDRSGLALEDKGKIEEILMTLNGVLGFLDLEHPQEDPEVERLIKEREEARKRKDWATADRIREELNERGIEVVDTRAGTIWRKIRP; translated from the coding sequence ATGAACAGAAAAAGATACGGCAATATCCTGGACCAGATCGGCGGAACGCCCCTCGTTCCCCTGAGAAAGATCAACCCCTTTAAAGAGGTGGAAATCCTCGCAAAACTTGAGTCATTCAATCCCGGCGGATCGGTCAAGGACCGGGCCGCCCTGGGGATGATCGAGGATGCCGAAGAGAAGGGGGAACTGACTAAGGACAAGATAATCCTCGAGGCCACCAGTGGGAATACGGGTATCGGCCTCTCTCTGGTAGCCGCGGTCAAGGGATACAGGGTGCTCCTGGTCATGTCCGAGTCAGTGAGCGAGGAACGGAAAAAGATCCTCCGGGCCATGGGGGCCGAATTGAAATTCACACCCGCCCACCTCTCCACGGATGGGGCCATCGAGTACGTCTACAATCTCATGAGGGAGGAACCTGGCAAGTATTGGCTTGCAGACCAGTTCAACAACCCCTCGAACTGGATGGCCCACTACCGCTTCACCTCAATGGAAATCTGGGAACAGACCGGGAAGGCCCTCGACGCAGTGGTCGCCACCATCGGGACGACCGGCACCCTGATGGGCCTCTCAAGGCGGTTCAAGGAAATCGCCCCAAACGTCACCATCGTGGGAGTGGAACCATACCTGGGGCATAAGATCCAGGGTCTGAAAAACCTAAAGGAATCCTACCGCCCGGGAATCTTCGATAAAAACCGCGTTGACAAGATGATCCACATCAGTGATGAGGAGGCCTTTGATACGGCCCGGAGGCTTGCAAAGATGGAGGGAATCTTCGCGGGGATGAGTTCCGGGGCGGCGGTTGCAGGGGCCATCAGGATCGCCGGGGAAATAAAGAGGGGGCGAATCGTGGTCATTCTTCCGGATGGCGGCGAACGTTACCTGAGCACTTCCCTTTTCGCGGATGTCAAGAAATCAGGACTTTTTCTTTACAACACCTTTACCCGCAGGAAGGAGGAATTCGTTCCCATCGAGGAAAAGCGGGTCAGCATCTATTCCTGCGGCCCGACCCTATGCCAGCATATTCATGTCGCCCAATGCCGCCGCTTCCTTTTCGCCGACCTGCTCAGGCGCTACCTCGAGTTCAAGGGCTATGAGGTGACCCTGATCATGAACGTCACGGACTTAGACGACCGGACCATCGCCGGGGCGGAAAAAGCGGGTATGCCCTTGAAAGATTTTACAGAACAATACTACAGGGCGTTTCTCGAGGACCTCGATACCCTTCGGATCAAGAGGGCCACCCGGTACCTGAAGGCAAGCGAGCACGTGGAAGACATGATCCGCCTGACCCAGCGGCTCTTGGAAAAAGGGTACGCATACGAGAAATTCCGCTCCGTCTACTTCGACATTTCCCGTTTCAAGGACTACGGAAGGCTGTCCCGCATCAACCTGGAAAAGATCCGGGTGGGAAAGACGGTGGACCTGGAACAGTACGAGAAGGAAAATCCCCGGGACTTCACCCTCCTGAAACGATCCACCCTGAACGAGCTCAAGAGGGGCATCTTCTATCAAACCCGCTGGGGGAACGTGCGGCCCAGTTGGCACCTGGAATGTCCGGCCATGGCCATGAAATACCTCGGCGAAACCTATGACATCCATACCAGCGGCGTCGACCTCGTGTTTCCCCACCACGAAAACGATATTGCCATCTGCCGGGCCCTTACCGGGAAACTCCCGGCCAACTACTGGATCCACAACGAACTGGTCATGATCGACGGAAAAAAGCTTACCGGGACTCTGGAAGACAGCACTTACACCATCCGGAGCCTTATCCGGAAGGGTTACACCGGGAGAGAAATCCGTTACTGCCTTATCAGTCATCCTTACCGAAAACCTCTCTCCTTCACCTTTACTAAGCTGGATACGGCCAAGAACACCCTTTCTCATCTGGACAAATTCGTCCGCAAACTTCACCTCTGCCGCGAGGGGGCCCCTCATCCGGACATGGATCAACTGATCTATGACCTCAGGCAGGCCTTCACGGAATCAATGGACGACGATTTGAATATCTCCCGGGCTCTGGCGGCCTTATTCCAATTTACGGGGAAGATCAACCGAATCATGGACCGCAGCGGCCTCGCCCTGGAGGACAAAGGGAAAATCGAGGAAATCTTAATGACCCTTAACGGGGTCCTGGGATTTCTTGACCTGGAACACCCGCAGGAAGATCCGGAGGTGGAACGACTGATCAAGGAAAGGGAGGAGGCCCGCAAAAGGAAGGACTGGGCCACAGCGGACAGGATACGTGAAGAACTCAATGAGAGGGGTATAGAAGTGGTGGATACCCGAGCAGGGACCATCTGG